A single region of the Buchnera aphidicola (Microlophium carnosum) genome encodes:
- a CDS encoding peroxiredoxin C gives MVLVTQNAPNFIAPAILKNNQIVEQFDLKKHSNGQSIVLFFWPMDFTFVCPSEIIEFNILYSEFKKRNVKVVGISIDSVFVHQAWQNTLPKNGGIGKINFPMVSDITHSIQKSYGIEHPNLGIALRASFLIDSNWIIRHQVVNDLPFGRNIEEMIRMVDAIDFHNKFGEVCPANWKKGEKGMEASSEGASKYLSKYS, from the coding sequence ATGGTTCTAGTAACACAAAACGCACCTAATTTCATAGCTCCAGCAATTTTAAAAAATAATCAGATTGTTGAACAATTTGACCTTAAAAAGCATTCTAACGGTCAATCGATTGTGCTATTTTTCTGGCCGATGGATTTTACTTTTGTATGTCCATCTGAAATTATAGAATTTAATATACTCTATTCAGAATTTAAAAAAAGAAATGTAAAAGTCGTAGGAATATCAATTGATAGTGTTTTTGTTCATCAAGCTTGGCAAAACACACTACCTAAAAATGGCGGTATTGGAAAAATAAACTTTCCTATGGTATCTGATATAACACATAGTATTCAAAAATCTTATGGAATTGAACACCCAAATCTTGGTATAGCATTAAGAGCTTCATTTTTAATTGATTCTAATTGGATTATACGTCATCAAGTTGTAAACGATCTTCCATTTGGACGCAATATAGAAGAAATGATACGCATGGTAGATGCTATAGATTTTCATAATAAATTTGGAGAAGTATGCCCTGCTAATTGGAAGAAGGGAGAAAAAGGTATGGAGGCCTCTTCAGAAGGAGCTTCTAAATATTTAAGTAAATACTCTTAA
- the gyrA gene encoding DNA topoisomerase (ATP-hydrolyzing) subunit A codes for MKDPAREIIQVNIEEELKSSYLDYSMSVIVGRALPDVRDGLKPVHRRILFAMYVLNNDWNKAYKKSARVVGDVIGKYHPHGDSAVYDAIVRMAQKFSLRYMLIDGQGNFGSVDGDSAAAMRYTEVRMSKIAHELLNDLEKNTVEFLPNYDGTEYIPEILPSKIPNLLINGSSGIAVGMATNIPPHNLHEVIDGCLAYIDNNDITLQELIKYIPGPDFPTAGIINGKAGIEEAYRTGKGKIYIRARNQIEKNTKNKKESIIFNEIPYQVNKSRLIEKIAELVKDKRIDGITALRDESDKDGMRIVVEIKKEAISEIILNQLYSLTQLQVSFGINMVALSQGQPKTLSLKEILKHFLSHRQEIIIRRSIFELNKMRNRIHILEGLNTALININMIIEMIKSSGNSINAKNLIIKKKWISDKIKESDYLQAKNCQSKKTGYYFTEQQVQAILDLRLHKLTNLEQKKIIIEHNDLIKKTKELQEILDNPSRMFDVIKSELLLIKDSFSDKRRTEITNNHTDINLEDLINQEDVVVTLSHSGYVKYQPLSDYNAQRRGGKGKSAAKIKEEDFIESLVIANTHDTILCFSSRGILYWMKVYQLPESSRHARGRPIVNLLPLSPKERITAILPVHEYKDNLNIFMTTAHGIVKKSSLNQFKKPRIAGIIAISLHANDELIGVSLTDGNNNIMLFTQNGKVVQFLENSVRTMGRTASGVRGIKIKKNDKVVSLIVPKNRGSILIATKNGYGKRTKITDFPIKSRATQGVISIKITKKNGRIIGAIQVVEKDQIMMITNAGTLVRIRVSEVGVLGRNTQGVILIRTSKNEKVVALQKIVEPI; via the coding sequence ATGAAAGACCCTGCACGAGAAATCATACAGGTCAATATTGAAGAAGAGTTAAAAAGCTCTTATTTAGACTATTCTATGTCTGTAATAGTTGGCCGCGCTTTGCCAGATGTGAGAGATGGTTTAAAACCTGTTCACCGCAGAATACTGTTTGCAATGTATGTGTTAAATAATGATTGGAATAAAGCATACAAAAAATCTGCTCGAGTAGTAGGTGATGTTATAGGAAAATATCATCCACATGGAGATTCTGCTGTATATGACGCTATAGTCCGTATGGCTCAAAAGTTTTCATTACGATATATGCTTATAGATGGTCAAGGAAATTTTGGATCTGTAGATGGAGATTCTGCCGCAGCAATGCGATACACAGAAGTTCGAATGTCTAAAATAGCTCATGAATTATTAAATGACTTAGAAAAAAATACTGTTGAGTTTTTGCCAAACTATGATGGAACTGAATATATACCAGAAATATTGCCGTCAAAAATACCTAATCTGTTAATAAATGGTTCATCAGGTATAGCTGTCGGTATGGCTACAAACATTCCACCTCATAACTTACATGAAGTAATTGATGGATGTTTAGCTTATATTGATAATAATGATATTACTCTACAAGAGCTAATCAAATATATTCCAGGACCAGATTTTCCAACAGCTGGAATAATTAATGGAAAAGCAGGAATCGAAGAAGCATATCGTACAGGAAAAGGAAAAATTTATATTCGTGCACGAAATCAAATTGAAAAAAATACAAAGAATAAAAAAGAATCAATAATATTTAATGAAATACCTTATCAAGTAAATAAATCACGTTTAATTGAAAAAATAGCTGAACTAGTAAAAGATAAAAGAATTGATGGAATTACTGCTTTACGTGATGAATCTGATAAAGATGGTATGAGAATTGTTGTAGAAATTAAAAAAGAAGCAATATCTGAAATCATTTTGAATCAACTGTATTCTTTGACTCAATTACAAGTATCTTTCGGAATTAATATGGTTGCTTTGTCTCAAGGACAACCAAAAACGTTATCTTTAAAAGAAATATTAAAACATTTTTTATCTCATAGACAAGAAATAATTATAAGAAGAAGTATTTTTGAATTAAACAAGATGCGCAATCGTATCCACATTCTTGAAGGATTAAACACTGCCTTAATAAATATTAATATGATTATTGAAATGATTAAAAGTTCAGGAAATTCAATAAACGCAAAAAATTTGATAATTAAAAAAAAGTGGATATCTGATAAAATAAAAGAATCTGATTATTTACAAGCAAAAAATTGTCAATCTAAAAAAACTGGATATTATTTCACTGAACAACAAGTACAAGCAATATTAGATTTACGTTTGCATAAATTAACTAATTTAGAGCAAAAAAAAATTATTATAGAACATAATGATTTAATAAAAAAAACTAAAGAATTACAAGAAATATTAGACAATCCAAGTCGTATGTTTGACGTAATAAAATCAGAATTATTATTAATAAAAGATAGCTTTAGTGATAAAAGAAGAACAGAAATTACTAATAATCATACCGATATTAATCTTGAAGATTTGATTAATCAAGAGGACGTAGTAGTTACATTATCTCATTCAGGATATGTAAAATATCAACCTCTTTCAGATTATAATGCTCAAAGAAGAGGTGGAAAAGGAAAGTCAGCTGCAAAAATAAAAGAAGAAGATTTTATAGAAAGTTTAGTAATAGCAAATACACATGATACTATATTATGCTTTTCTAGTCGAGGTATTCTATATTGGATGAAAGTTTATCAATTACCCGAGTCTAGTAGACATGCAAGAGGAAGACCTATAGTTAATTTATTACCTTTAAGTCCTAAAGAAAGAATTACAGCTATATTACCAGTACATGAATATAAAGATAATCTGAATATTTTTATGACTACCGCGCATGGAATAGTAAAAAAAAGTTCTTTAAATCAATTCAAAAAACCTAGAATTGCAGGAATCATAGCTATTAGTTTACATGCAAATGACGAACTAATTGGAGTATCTTTGACTGATGGTAATAATAACATTATGTTATTTACGCAAAATGGTAAAGTAGTCCAATTTCTAGAAAATAGTGTTCGAACTATGGGCAGAACTGCATCTGGAGTTAGAGGTATTAAAATTAAAAAAAATGATAAAGTTGTCTCTTTAATCGTTCCAAAAAATAGAGGTAGTATTTTAATAGCAACAAAAAATGGGTATGGAAAACGTACAAAAATTACTGATTTTCCTATAAAATCACGTGCTACTCAAGGTGTTATATCTATTAAAATTACAAAAAAAAATGGAAGAATCATCGGAGCAATACAAGTTGTAGAAAAAGATCAAATTATGATGATTACTAATGCAGGAACATTAGTTAGAATTAGAGTTTCGGAAGTAGGAGTATTAGGAAGAAATACACAAGGTGTAATATTAATCAGGACATCGAAAAATGAAAAAGTTGTTGCTTTACAAAAAATTGTAGAACCAATATAA
- the ung gene encoding uracil-DNA glycosylase encodes MFCLKKKKRYFINIMKFLRQERLNKIIYPDAKDIFNAFVLTNFNDIKVVILGQDPYYSKNQAHGLSFSVPKDLTIPPSLKNIYKELNSDFKKKHRFNHGYLENWAYQGVFLLNTILTVESDKPKSHSNIGWTIFTDKVISAINLYRNSIVFLLWGNDAKKKCNLIDKKNHYILKASHPSPLSAYRGFFGCKHFTLTNKILIQNKKKPINWFLI; translated from the coding sequence ATGTTTTGTCTCAAGAAAAAAAAAAGATATTTTATTAACATAATGAAATTTCTTAGACAAGAACGCTTAAATAAAATAATTTATCCAGATGCAAAAGATATCTTTAATGCTTTTGTTTTAACTAATTTTAATGATATCAAAGTTGTTATTCTTGGACAAGATCCATATTATTCTAAGAATCAAGCACATGGTTTGTCATTTTCTGTTCCCAAAGATTTGACTATACCACCTTCTTTAAAGAATATATATAAAGAATTAAATAGTGATTTCAAAAAAAAACATAGATTTAATCATGGATATCTTGAAAACTGGGCTTATCAAGGCGTTTTTTTATTGAATACTATTTTAACAGTTGAATCAGATAAACCAAAATCACATAGTAATATAGGATGGACTATTTTTACCGATAAAGTAATTTCTGCAATTAATCTGTATAGAAATTCTATTGTTTTTTTATTGTGGGGTAACGATGCGAAAAAAAAATGTAATTTAATTGATAAAAAAAATCATTATATATTAAAAGCATCTCATCCTTCTCCATTATCAGCATATCGAGGGTTTTTTGGATGTAAACATTTTACTTTGACTAATAAAATATTGATTCAAAACAAAAAAAAACCGATTAATTGGTTTTTAATTTAG
- the nrdB gene encoding ribonucleotide-diphosphate reductase subunit beta, producing the protein MSYTIFSKKKNNQLKEPMFFGQPVNIARYDQQKYNIFEQLIEKQLSFFWRPEEIDLSRDRIDFQNLPDNEKHIFISNLKYQTLLDSIQGRSPNIAFLPIVSIPELETWIETWSFSETIHSRSYTHIIRNIVNSPSLIFDDIISNKHINDRAQNISIYYDELIKLTSYWHLLGEGIHLLNGKKIHINLHLLKKRLYLCLISVNVLEAIRFYVSFACSFAFAERELMEGNAKIIRLIARDEALHLTGTQHILNILSNIKNDENMNDIVLECQEEAINIFLSASQQEKKWAEYLFQNGSMLGLNKDILWQYIEYITNIRMHAIGFKMPFKKKSNPIPWINDWLTSDNIQTAPQETEISSYLVGQIDSEVSDNEFKTFRL; encoded by the coding sequence ATGTCTTATACGATTTTTTCAAAAAAAAAAAATAATCAACTTAAAGAACCGATGTTTTTTGGACAACCTGTCAATATTGCTAGATACGATCAACAAAAATATAATATTTTTGAACAATTAATTGAAAAACAATTATCGTTTTTTTGGAGACCTGAAGAAATAGATCTCTCTCGAGATAGAATAGATTTTCAAAACTTGCCTGATAATGAAAAACATATTTTTATTAGTAACTTAAAGTATCAAACATTACTTGATTCTATTCAAGGAAGAAGCCCTAATATAGCTTTTCTACCAATTGTTTCTATTCCTGAACTAGAAACATGGATTGAAACATGGTCTTTTTCAGAAACTATTCATTCACGTTCTTACACTCATATAATTAGAAACATTGTTAACTCTCCATCTTTAATATTTGATGATATTATTTCAAACAAACACATTAATGATCGTGCTCAAAACATTTCTATCTATTACGATGAACTAATAAAATTAACTAGTTATTGGCATTTATTAGGAGAAGGTATTCATTTATTAAATGGTAAAAAAATTCACATTAATTTACACTTACTAAAAAAAAGACTATATTTATGCTTAATTAGTGTTAACGTTTTAGAAGCGATTAGATTTTATGTAAGTTTTGCATGTTCATTTGCGTTTGCAGAAAGAGAACTCATGGAAGGAAACGCAAAAATTATAAGATTAATAGCACGTGATGAAGCATTACACCTAACAGGTACTCAACATATTTTAAATATTTTAAGTAATATAAAAAATGATGAAAACATGAATGATATAGTTTTAGAATGTCAAGAAGAAGCTATTAATATATTTCTTTCAGCTTCACAACAAGAAAAAAAATGGGCTGAATATTTATTCCAAAATGGTTCAATGCTCGGATTAAATAAAGATATTCTTTGGCAATACATAGAATATATTACGAATATTCGTATGCATGCAATAGGTTTTAAAATGCCTTTTAAAAAAAAATCTAATCCTATCCCTTGGATTAACGATTGGTTAACTTCTGATAATATACAAACTGCTCCTCAAGAAACGGAAATCAGTTCTTATTTAGTTGGTCAGATTGATTCAGAAGTATCTGATAATGAATTTAAAACATTTAGATTATAA
- a CDS encoding 2Fe-2S iron-sulfur cluster binding domain-containing protein — MTHTIIEIININKKILYKKNISLLFVLKLNNINIEYQCRSGYCGICRIELVRGKIFYLIKQPIAALFKEKEIFPCCCKPNGNIVIKI, encoded by the coding sequence ATGACTCATACTATTATTGAAATAATAAATATTAATAAAAAAATACTTTATAAAAAAAATATCTCGTTATTATTTGTTTTAAAATTAAATAATATTAATATAGAATACCAGTGTCGATCTGGATATTGTGGAATTTGTAGAATTGAGTTAGTCAGGGGAAAAATATTTTATTTAATAAAACAGCCTATAGCTGCTTTATTTAAAGAAAAAGAAATATTCCCGTGTTGTTGTAAACCAAATGGAAATATTGTAATTAAAATTTAA
- the pta gene encoding phosphate acetyltransferase, giving the protein MSRIIMLIPLDKDVGLTSVSLSMIYFLNKNKLNKKSIQPILYLSCIKNCLDDTLLIIKKYFSKIVHTLEHVDFSKVFFNSPEYFFLLNKIIDNCYNNKFLYEFILIEGINNNHSIDSKEINYDLAQNLNAEVIFVSNLENVSLEYVKNKEKQINLFVKYKKYKNILGIIFNHINSPFIEKKYTLIEKLILLKKIENKKEVVVLKEVFKKNFLTIIACIPWNKKITTIHVMDIFNFLNIKCINLIHKKTYMIEEIMIFDESYLNMLNKNYLNTLIIISFSRIDVLINILNFHSNFNANKIKCVILTGVSKSKKYIISVCKVLIEKSISIFCTENSTIEIVSQLQVFNFDINIKGIIYIEKLQKYISNFFCYSSIMVSKKYYNYGITYSPREFLYTLKLLSKKRNKRIILPESYETRILKAVSMCDDANIAQCVLLGDPKKIHSIANDKGIYLNKNIEIIDPVLIRHQYVSRLVEIRKEKGMNKLLAEKQLENNMVLATLILESNEVDGLVSGSINTTSDTIRPALQIIKTNAQNSLVSSIFFMLLPSEVFIYGDCAININPTAEELAEIAIQSADSAKIFKIEPRIAMLSYSTGCSGFGYQVEKVKEATRIVKNKRPDLIIDGPIQYDAAVSEKVSKLKSPDSPISGAANIFIFPDLNSGNIAYKAVQRSSKIVSIGPMLQGLRKPVNDLSRGASVEDIVYTIALTSIQSQ; this is encoded by the coding sequence ATGTCACGCATTATAATGTTAATTCCCTTGGATAAAGATGTTGGTTTAACTTCAGTAAGTTTAAGCATGATTTATTTTCTGAATAAGAATAAATTGAACAAAAAATCTATTCAACCTATATTATATTTATCTTGTATAAAAAATTGTTTAGATGATACATTATTAATTATTAAAAAATATTTTTCAAAAATTGTTCATACATTAGAACATGTAGATTTTTCTAAAGTTTTTTTTAATTCTCCTGAATATTTTTTTTTGTTAAATAAAATTATAGATAATTGTTATAACAATAAATTTTTATATGAATTTATTTTAATTGAAGGTATAAATAATAATCATAGTATTGATTCTAAAGAGATTAATTATGATCTTGCGCAAAATTTAAATGCAGAAGTGATATTTGTATCTAATTTAGAGAATGTTTCTTTGGAATATGTCAAAAATAAAGAAAAACAAATAAATTTATTTGTAAAATATAAGAAATATAAAAATATTTTAGGGATTATTTTTAATCACATCAACTCTCCTTTTATAGAAAAAAAATATACCCTCATAGAAAAACTAATATTATTAAAAAAAATAGAAAATAAAAAAGAAGTTGTTGTTCTAAAAGAAGTATTTAAAAAAAATTTTTTGACAATTATAGCTTGTATTCCTTGGAATAAAAAAATTACGACAATACATGTCATGGATATTTTTAATTTTCTAAATATAAAATGTATTAATTTAATTCATAAAAAAACTTATATGATAGAAGAAATAATGATATTTGATGAAAGTTATCTAAATATGTTGAATAAAAATTATTTGAATACCTTGATAATAATTTCTTTTAGTCGTATAGATGTTTTAATTAATATTTTAAATTTTCATTCTAATTTTAATGCTAATAAAATTAAGTGTGTTATATTAACCGGAGTATCAAAATCAAAAAAATATATTATTTCTGTATGTAAAGTATTAATTGAAAAATCTATTTCTATTTTTTGTACAGAAAATAGTACAATTGAGATTGTATCTCAATTGCAAGTTTTTAACTTTGATATAAATATAAAAGGTATAATATATATTGAAAAATTGCAGAAGTATATTTCTAATTTTTTTTGTTACTCTTCTATAATGGTTTCTAAGAAATACTATAATTATGGCATAACATATTCTCCAAGAGAATTTCTCTATACTTTAAAGCTATTATCAAAAAAAAGAAATAAACGTATTATATTACCTGAATCATATGAGACTCGAATATTAAAAGCTGTTTCAATGTGTGATGATGCCAATATTGCTCAATGTGTATTATTAGGAGATCCAAAAAAAATTCATAGTATTGCAAATGATAAAGGTATTTATTTAAATAAAAATATTGAAATAATTGATCCTGTCTTAATAAGACACCAGTATGTTTCTCGTCTTGTAGAAATCCGAAAAGAAAAAGGAATGAATAAACTTCTTGCCGAAAAACAATTAGAAAATAATATGGTTTTAGCTACTTTAATATTAGAATCTAATGAAGTAGATGGATTAGTTTCTGGTTCAATAAATACTACTTCTGACACTATACGTCCAGCATTGCAAATTATTAAAACTAATGCTCAGAATTCATTGGTATCATCTATTTTTTTTATGTTGTTACCAAGTGAAGTATTTATTTATGGTGATTGTGCTATTAATATTAATCCAACTGCAGAAGAACTAGCAGAAATTGCAATTCAATCTGCAGATTCAGCAAAAATTTTTAAAATAGAACCACGTATTGCTATGTTATCTTATTCAACTGGTTGTTCTGGATTTGGATATCAAGTGGAAAAAGTAAAAGAAGCCACCAGGATTGTTAAAAATAAAAGACCCGATTTAATTATTGATGGTCCTATACAATATGACGCAGCTGTTTCAGAAAAAGTTTCTAAATTAAAATCACCTGATTCACCCATTTCAGGAGCTGCAAATATATTTATTTTTCCAGATTTAAATTCTGGTAATATAGCTTACAAAGCAGTTCAACGTTCTTCAAAAATAGTTTCTATTGGTCCAATGTTACAAGGATTAAGGAAACCAGTAAATGATTTATCACGAGGTGCTTCAGTAGAAGATATTGTATATACTATTGCATTAACATCAATTCAATCTCAATAA
- the nrdA gene encoding ribonucleoside-diphosphate reductase subunit alpha, which translates to MKNSLFVTKRDGRKEKINLDKIHKVLNWASEGLDDVSVSQVELCSRIQFYDNITTINIHETIIKAAADLISQDTPDYQYMAARLSIFHLRKKAYGQFEPPQLYDHVKNMVVLGKYDKNLLKNYSHKEFIQMNSFIDHWRDMNFSYAAVKQLEGKYLIQNRISGKIYESAQFLYILISACLFSKYPKNVRMNYIHRFYNAISTFKISLPTPIMSGVRTPTRQFSSCVLIECADNLNSINATTSSIVKYVSQRAGIGINAGQIRALGSPIRNGEAFHTGCIPFYKHFQSAVKSCSQGGVRGGAATIFYPIWHFEVESLLVLKNNRGIEDNRVRHVDYAIQINKLMYQRMLLGDKITLFSPSDVPNLYEAFFSDQKKFEEIYIQYENNKSIRKKTIKALELFSLIMQERTSTGRIYIQNVDHCNAHSSFNPQLSPIKQSNLCLEITLPTKALNDIYDVDGEIALCTLSAFNLGSIKNLDEFKELSILSVRALDEILEYQNYPILAAKKSAISRRSLGIGVINFAYYLAKNKVRYSDGSAKNLTHKTFEAMQYYLLEASCELAKEKGACSLFNHTNYYLGKLPIDTYKKDIDDICNEPLHLDWDLLRCKIKKYGLRNSTLSALMPSETSSQISNATNGIEPPRGFISIKVSKDGILRQVVPEYKKLKSQYELLWDIPNNIGYIQLVGIMQKFIDQSISANTHYDPEKFLNKKIPMKQLLYDLLLSYKLGLKTLYYQNTRDGSEDHQNIISESSESIEENICESGSCII; encoded by the coding sequence ATGAAAAATAGTCTGTTTGTTACTAAGCGTGATGGAAGAAAAGAAAAAATAAATTTAGATAAAATTCATAAAGTGTTAAATTGGGCATCAGAAGGACTAGATGACGTATCTGTATCACAAGTTGAGTTATGCTCTCGAATTCAATTTTATGATAATATTACTACTATTAATATTCATGAAACTATTATAAAAGCAGCTGCAGATCTTATTTCACAAGATACACCAGACTATCAATATATGGCTGCAAGATTATCTATTTTTCATCTTAGAAAAAAAGCTTATGGTCAATTTGAACCACCTCAACTATATGATCATGTAAAAAACATGGTTGTGTTAGGAAAGTATGATAAAAATCTACTGAAAAACTATTCTCACAAAGAATTTATACAGATGAATTCTTTTATTGATCATTGGAGAGATATGAATTTTTCATATGCAGCTGTAAAACAGTTAGAAGGAAAATATTTAATACAAAATCGTATCAGTGGAAAAATCTATGAAAGTGCACAATTTTTATATATTTTAATATCTGCATGTTTATTTTCTAAATATCCAAAAAATGTTCGAATGAATTATATACATCGTTTTTATAATGCTATCTCTACTTTTAAAATTTCATTACCAACACCAATTATGTCTGGAGTTAGAACTCCTACTCGTCAATTTAGTTCTTGTGTTTTAATTGAGTGTGCTGATAATTTAAATTCTATTAATGCGACAACTAGCTCTATTGTTAAATATGTTTCTCAACGTGCTGGAATTGGTATTAATGCCGGACAAATTCGGGCATTAGGAAGCCCTATTAGAAATGGAGAGGCATTTCATACAGGATGTATACCTTTTTATAAGCATTTTCAAAGCGCTGTCAAATCTTGTTCGCAAGGAGGTGTAAGGGGTGGAGCTGCAACTATTTTTTATCCAATATGGCACTTTGAAGTTGAAAGTTTATTAGTTTTAAAAAATAATAGAGGAATCGAAGATAATAGAGTTCGTCATGTTGATTATGCAATTCAAATTAATAAGCTAATGTATCAAAGAATGTTATTAGGAGATAAAATAACATTATTCAGTCCTTCTGATGTTCCTAACTTATATGAAGCATTTTTTTCTGACCAAAAAAAATTCGAGGAGATATATATTCAATATGAAAACAACAAAAGTATAAGAAAAAAAACAATTAAAGCATTAGAACTATTTTCGTTGATAATGCAAGAAAGAACTTCCACTGGACGTATTTATATACAAAATGTCGATCATTGTAATGCACATAGTTCATTCAACCCTCAATTATCTCCAATAAAACAATCTAATTTATGTCTAGAAATTACATTACCCACTAAGGCATTAAATGATATTTATGATGTTGATGGAGAAATAGCACTTTGCACATTATCGGCTTTCAATTTAGGAAGTATTAAAAATCTCGATGAATTCAAAGAATTATCTATATTATCTGTACGTGCACTAGATGAAATATTAGAATATCAAAATTATCCAATATTAGCAGCTAAAAAATCAGCTATTTCTAGACGTTCTCTAGGAATTGGTGTAATTAATTTTGCGTATTATTTAGCTAAGAACAAAGTACGTTATTCAGATGGAAGTGCAAAAAATTTAACACATAAAACTTTTGAAGCCATGCAATATTATTTATTGGAAGCATCTTGTGAATTAGCAAAAGAAAAAGGAGCATGTTCTTTATTTAATCATACTAATTACTATTTAGGGAAATTACCTATAGATACATACAAAAAAGATATTGACGATATATGTAATGAACCACTGCATTTAGACTGGGATTTATTACGCTGTAAAATAAAAAAATATGGTTTAAGAAATTCAACATTATCTGCTTTAATGCCTTCAGAAACGTCTTCTCAAATATCTAATGCAACAAATGGAATTGAACCACCAAGAGGTTTCATTAGTATTAAAGTGTCAAAAGATGGAATATTACGTCAAGTTGTTCCAGAATATAAAAAATTAAAATCACAATACGAATTACTTTGGGATATACCAAATAATATAGGATATATACAACTAGTTGGTATTATGCAAAAATTTATTGATCAATCTATTTCAGCAAATACTCACTATGATCCAGAAAAATTTTTAAATAAAAAAATTCCTATGAAACAACTTCTCTATGATCTTCTATTGTCTTATAAACTTGGTTTAAAAACATTGTATTATCAAAACACTCGAGATGGTTCTGAAGACCATCAAAATATTATATCTGAATCTTCTGAATCTATAGAAGAAAATATTTGCGAAAGTGGCTCATGTATTATATAA
- a CDS encoding DUF2076 domain-containing protein, with the protein MKDEEKKLIKNLFDRLKNIELNSSERDMEADNLIQNLVTKQPASSYYMTQTILIHETAIKKMSIKIEELKTKIKALEVEELDKKPSFLSSFFKKDTSSQIASNNNIWKKKNEPSPPNYSNITSSPITQSFPVSTNSSKSSNFLGSALQTATGVAGGMILGNMLMNVFSHTKPEEDIFDTVNTSSLDQHAEDNFLNHNSNNDLINYEYNESHINGNELNSENINNDIYDTDDIDIDDDNLI; encoded by the coding sequence ATGAAAGATGAAGAAAAAAAATTAATAAAAAATTTATTTGATCGTTTAAAGAATATTGAATTAAATTCTTCCGAAAGAGATATGGAAGCAGATAATTTAATTCAAAATTTAGTAACAAAACAACCTGCTTCTTCTTATTATATGACTCAAACAATATTGATTCACGAAACAGCTATAAAAAAAATGAGCATAAAAATTGAGGAATTAAAAACAAAAATAAAAGCATTAGAAGTAGAGGAATTAGATAAAAAACCAAGTTTTTTATCTAGTTTTTTTAAAAAAGATACTTCCTCTCAAATAGCATCCAATAATAATATATGGAAAAAAAAGAATGAGCCTTCACCACCTAATTATTCTAACATAACTAGTTCACCAATAACTCAATCATTTCCAGTGTCAACAAATAGTAGTAAAAGTAGTAATTTTCTTGGTAGTGCATTACAAACAGCAACTGGTGTAGCAGGTGGTATGATTTTAGGTAATATGCTAATGAATGTTTTTAGTCATACAAAACCAGAAGAAGATATATTTGATACTGTTAATACATCATCTTTAGACCAACATGCAGAAGATAATTTTTTAAATCATAATTCTAATAATGATTTAATAAATTATGAATATAATGAATCACATATTAATGGGAATGAATTAAATTCAGAGAATATAAATAATGATATTTATGATACAGATGACATTGATATTGATGACGATAATTTGATTTAA